In Nematostella vectensis chromosome 11, jaNemVect1.1, whole genome shotgun sequence, a genomic segment contains:
- the LOC5507726 gene encoding probable N-acetyltransferase CML1, whose translation MTYSTSPEALPRDESKPDVVRIRTYEPTDYTECREIFTEGMQQLANPVMELVLPWYAKNAAVFFVFAAAVAFQWSLWILAVYLLVCILLVALLYINIYLEIMKFIGACLSADLRDIDKSYMYAKGSSMWVAEYNGKVAGMVGLIHSENHPDGVAELQRMSVSSSVRRKGIAGKLIRELLNFAREQNYKKIVLSTTGAQHAAIGMYKKFGFRLVNVFPYPQKILEDLRYNCFELDLTM comes from the coding sequence ATGACTTACTCTACGTCACCCGAGGCGTTACCGAGGGACGAAAGCAAACCTGATGTTGTACGAATCAGGACCTACGAGCCAACTGATTATACAGAGTGCAGAGAGATCTTCACGGAAGGAATGCAACAGCTAGCAAATCCAGTGATGGAACTTGTCTTACCGTGGTACGCAAAGAATGCGGCCGTATTCTTCGTCTTCGCCGCTGCTGTTGCGTTCCAGTGGTCTCTGTGGATCCTAGCGGTATACTTGCTTGTCTGTATTTTACTGGTAGCCCTGCTCTACATAAACATTTACCTGGAAATAATGAAATTCATCGGCGCTTGCTTGAGTGCAGATTTGAGGGACATTGACAAGTCCTACATGTACGCTAAAGGCTCGTCCATGTGGGTCGCAGAGTACAATGGAAAAGTAGCAGGAATGGTTGGACTTATCCACTCAGAAAACCATCCCGACGGAGTTGCAGAACTGCAACGGATGTCTGTTTCCTCATCTGTAAGGAGGAAGGGCATCGCTGGGAAACTGATTCGAGAGCTTTTGAACTTCGCGCGTGAGCAAAACTACAAGAAAATTGTTTTGTCGACAACAGGCGCTCAACACGCCGCAATAGGAATGTACAAGAAGTTTGGCTTCCGTCTTGTAAATGTGTTTCCTTATCCACAGAAGATTCTCGAAGATCTTCGCTACAACTGCTTCGAACTAGACCTCACGATGTGA
- the LOC5507725 gene encoding N-acetyltransferase 8, whose amino-acid sequence MNTNLEVVVRQYEARDYDRCRELFIAGMMPLTNRAMTVLFPRLLKRILPALTVVATVGFLCLKWSTVLLFASALGLVLASLMYIMYYRQMTWYINSCLQTDLFDIEKSYMYNKGSCMWVAEYDNNVVGMVGLVHSENHPEGVAELQRMSVFSSVRRKGIAKKLIFELLEFAREYRYRKIILGTTILQPVARTMYRKLGFQVVREYPVSPNLKDFKILDYEMEIKARYLKIFNNQKWSSEKRSSKGVALIFRSRTFRL is encoded by the coding sequence ATGAACACAAACTTAGAAGTGGTTGTACGGCAATACGAAGCAAGAGATTACGATAGATGCAGGGAGCTGTTTATAGCAGGAATGATGCCTCTGACAAACAGAGCAATGACAGTTCTCTTTCCTAGACTATTGAAGAGGATCCTGCCTGCCCTCACCGTGGTTGCTACAGTCGGATTCTTGTGCCTCAAGTGGTCTACGGTGCTACTATTTGCATCTGCTCTTGGCTTAGTTCTTGCATCTCTGATGTATATAATGTATTACCGACAAATGACATGGTATATCAACTCCTGCCTACAGACAGACCTGTTTGATATTGAAAAGTCGTACATGTACAACAAAGGTTCGTGCATGTGGGTTGCCGAGTATGACAACAATGTAGTAGGAATGGTTGGACTTGTCCACTCAGAGAATCACCCCGAAGGAGTTGCAGAACTGCAACGGATGTCTGTCTTCTCATCAGTTAGGAGAAAGGGCATTGCTAAAAAACTTATTTTTGAACTTTTGGAATTTGCCAGAGAATATAGGTACAGGAAAATTATTTTGGGGACCACAATTTTACAACCTGTTGCTCGGACCATGTATAGGAAGCTTGGATTCCAAGTTGTAAGAGAATACCCTGTCTCTCCTAAtttaaaagattttaaaattttggaTTATGAAATGGAGATTAAAGCCAGATATCTGAAAATTTTTAACAACCAAAAGTGGAGCTCCGAAAAAAGGTCTTCTAAAGGGGTGGCTCTGATTTTTAGGAGCCGTACTTTTCGGCTTTAA